In one Pseudomonas sp. MM211 genomic region, the following are encoded:
- the rnr gene encoding ribonuclease R — protein MADWQSLDPEAAREAEKYDNPIPSRELILQHLAERGSPANREELLDELGLASEEQAEALRRRLRAMERDGQLIYTRRGTYAPVDKLDLILGRVSGHRDGFGFLVPDDASDDLFLSPAQMRMVFDGDRALARVSGLDRRGRREGAIVEVISRGHETIVGRYYEESGIGFVIPDNPKIQQEVLVTAGRNGGAKQGQFVEVTITHWPTPRFQPQGDVTEVVGNYMAPGMEIDVALRSYDIPHVWPEAVVKEARKLKPEVEEKDKENRVDMRHIPFVTIDGEDARDFDDAVYCEKNGGNWRLFSGGWKLYVAIADVSHYVKVGSALDAEAQVRGNSVYFPERVIPMLPEELSNGLCSLNPQVDRLAMVCEITISKTGKMTDYQFYEAVIHSHARLTYNKVSAMLEQPKSSEGKALRNEYKEVLPHLNQLYSLYQVLLAARHERGAIDFETQETRIIFGAGRKIAEIRPTQRNDAHKLIEECMLAANVATAAFMQKHGIPALYRVHDGPPPERLEKLKGFLTELGLSLHRGKSKDGPSPKDYQALLESVRGRPDYQLIQTVMLRSLSQAVYSADNQGHFGLNYDAYAHFTSPIRRYPDLLIHRAIRSVIRSKQDTPHVQRAGAVSMPKARIYPYDEPILEQLGEQCSMSERRADEATRDVVNWLKCEFMKDRVGETFPGVITAVTGFGLFVELKDIYVEGLVHVTALPGDYYHFDPVHHRLAGERSGRSFRLGDSVSVKVMRVDLDERKIDFEMAQGVDEAPATRKRSASGRDSRGSKSSRTGSTSNTDVQKSRDVKKALLADSKSDKGASKASDKGGKPSRHRKGPSKSKAKS, from the coding sequence ATGGCCGATTGGCAATCCCTCGATCCCGAGGCCGCTCGTGAAGCGGAAAAGTATGACAACCCCATCCCTAGCCGCGAGCTGATTCTTCAGCACTTGGCTGAGCGCGGCTCCCCCGCCAACCGTGAGGAGCTGCTCGACGAGTTAGGGCTGGCCAGCGAAGAGCAGGCCGAGGCGCTGCGTCGCCGGCTGCGCGCCATGGAGCGCGACGGTCAGTTAATTTATACGCGCCGCGGCACATATGCGCCCGTGGATAAGCTCGACCTGATCCTCGGTCGTGTCAGCGGCCACCGTGACGGCTTCGGCTTTCTGGTGCCCGATGATGCCAGCGATGATCTGTTTCTTAGCCCGGCACAGATGCGCATGGTATTCGATGGTGACCGCGCACTGGCCCGGGTTTCCGGCCTCGACCGCCGTGGTCGTCGCGAAGGCGCGATTGTCGAAGTGATCTCCCGTGGTCACGAGACCATCGTTGGCCGTTATTACGAAGAGAGCGGTATCGGCTTCGTGATCCCCGACAACCCGAAGATCCAGCAAGAAGTGCTGGTGACGGCGGGCCGTAATGGTGGCGCCAAGCAGGGGCAGTTTGTCGAAGTAACGATCACCCACTGGCCAACACCGCGCTTTCAGCCCCAGGGCGACGTGACCGAAGTGGTCGGCAACTACATGGCGCCGGGCATGGAGATCGACGTGGCGTTGCGCAGCTACGACATTCCTCATGTCTGGCCCGAAGCTGTGGTCAAGGAAGCGCGCAAGCTCAAGCCGGAAGTCGAAGAGAAGGACAAGGAAAATCGTGTCGACATGCGGCACATCCCCTTCGTCACCATCGATGGTGAAGATGCGCGCGACTTCGACGATGCGGTGTACTGCGAAAAGAACGGCGGCAACTGGCGGCTGTTCTCGGGCGGCTGGAAGCTTTACGTCGCTATCGCCGACGTCTCGCATTATGTGAAGGTCGGCTCGGCGCTGGATGCTGAGGCTCAGGTGCGTGGCAACTCGGTGTACTTCCCGGAGCGGGTCATCCCGATGCTGCCGGAAGAGTTGTCCAACGGCCTGTGCTCGCTGAATCCGCAAGTCGACCGTCTGGCCATGGTCTGCGAGATCACCATCTCCAAGACCGGCAAGATGACTGACTATCAGTTCTACGAGGCGGTTATTCACTCCCACGCGCGCCTGACCTACAACAAGGTCAGCGCCATGCTCGAGCAGCCGAAGAGCAGCGAAGGCAAAGCGCTACGCAACGAATATAAAGAAGTGCTGCCGCACCTCAATCAGTTGTATTCGCTGTATCAGGTGCTGCTGGCGGCGCGTCATGAGCGTGGTGCGATTGATTTCGAAACCCAGGAAACTCGCATCATTTTTGGCGCCGGACGCAAGATCGCGGAGATTCGTCCGACTCAGCGTAACGATGCTCACAAGCTGATCGAGGAGTGCATGCTGGCGGCCAACGTGGCCACTGCAGCGTTCATGCAGAAGCACGGCATTCCTGCGTTGTACCGCGTGCACGACGGCCCGCCGCCGGAGCGCCTGGAAAAACTCAAGGGGTTCCTCACCGAGCTGGGCCTTTCTCTGCACCGTGGCAAGTCCAAGGACGGCCCGTCGCCCAAGGACTATCAGGCACTGCTGGAGAGCGTCCGTGGGCGTCCGGATTATCAACTGATCCAGACCGTGATGCTGCGCTCGCTGAGTCAGGCGGTGTACAGCGCCGACAATCAGGGTCACTTCGGCCTGAATTACGACGCTTACGCGCACTTCACTTCGCCGATTCGTCGTTATCCGGATCTGCTGATTCATCGTGCTATTCGCAGCGTGATCCGCTCCAAGCAGGACACGCCTCACGTTCAGCGTGCCGGCGCGGTCAGCATGCCCAAGGCGCGTATCTATCCGTATGACGAGCCGATCCTTGAGCAGCTTGGCGAGCAGTGCTCGATGTCCGAGCGGCGTGCCGACGAGGCCACGCGTGACGTGGTCAACTGGCTCAAGTGCGAGTTCATGAAGGATCGCGTTGGGGAAACCTTCCCCGGTGTGATTACCGCAGTGACTGGCTTCGGTCTGTTCGTCGAGCTCAAAGATATCTACGTCGAAGGCCTGGTGCATGTCACCGCGCTGCCGGGCGACTACTACCACTTCGATCCTGTGCATCATCGCCTCGCCGGTGAGCGCAGTGGCCGCAGTTTCCGACTTGGCGACAGCGTTTCGGTGAAGGTCATGCGCGTCGATCTAGACGAGCGCAAGATCGATTTCGAGATGGCCCAGGGTGTTGATGAAGCGCCGGCAACTCGCAAGCGTAGTGCCTCTGGTCGAGACAGCCGTGGCAGCAAGAGTTCGCGAACTGGTTCTACCAGCAACACGGACGTG